One Thermoplasmata archaeon genomic window, CGCCTCCTCGTCCCGGCGGACTCGCTTGGTCTTCGTGAGCGTGCCGCGCGTCTCGAGCTTCTGGAACGCCGTGTTACCCAACCGCCTCACCTCCCGCCTCGAGAGGCTTCTCGGCCTTCTGGTCGGTCCAGCCCATCTCATCCCGAATCCGCTTCGCAGTCTCCTCGGGGTACTGGTAGTAGGACACGACGATCTTCGCGATCTCGCGGAAGTCCGTCATCTCCTTCTGGACCATGTAGTTGATGATATCGATCCGTCGCTGGAATTCCGCTTCCATCTCCTCGTGGGTCATGTTCTTCATCTCCATGATCTCGTCGAAGAGGAAGGAGTGTCCCTTGTAGACGAACGTGTCCGTGGCCGGATCCCACTCGTACACGGTGTTCGTGATGAGTTCGTTCGTCTCGGGTTCGAACCCGACGAGCTCCACGATCTGCTTGATCCGGCGGACGATGGAGTCGCCGATCCGGGCGTGGGTCTGGATCACCACGAAGTTCAGGGCCGTCAGGAGGATCCTGGGCGTGTTGATCGGCGGGTTCTCGAGCCGGTTGACCATGGACTTGACCGAGTCCGCGTGCATCGTGGACATGGTCGGGTGGCCCGTGGCCATGGCCTGGAACATCGTGTACGTCTCCTTGCCGCGGACCTCTCCGACGAGGATGTAGTTCGGACGCTGGCGCAGCGCCGCGCGGACGAGGTCGTACATGTCGATCTCGCCCCCCGCCTTGCCGTCGGCCCCGCGCTCGCCCACGCCCGTCCGTGTGGTTCCGGGGATCCAGTTCTCGTGGGGAAGGTTGATCTCCCGAGTGTCCTCGATGGAGACGATCTTGGCGCCCGGGCGGATGAACAGGGCCGCGCTGTTCAGCGTGGCGGTCTTTCCGGAGGCGGTGCCGCCGCAGACCATCATGGACTTGCCGTTCTCCACGGCAATCCACAGGTACGCGACCATCTCCGTGCTCGCCGTCCCGAACTTCACGAGCTCCGTGGGGGTAAAGGGCTTCTCCTTGTACCGCCGGATCGTGAACGAGGAGCCGCGGGTCGTGACCTCCTTGCTGTACGTCGCCTGGACACGGTGGCCTTCCACGCTCGTGCCGTCCAGGATGGGCATCGCGACGGAGATCTGCTTGCCGCAGCGCTGTCCGAGCATGACGACGAACGAGTTCAGGACGTCCTCGTCCTCGAAGATCACGCTCGTCTTGATCGATTCGAACTTCTGGTGGAAGATGAACAGGGGGATCGCGGTCCCGTCGCAGGAGACGTC contains:
- a CDS encoding type II/IV secretion system ATPase subunit, with translation MPKQKKIMMPKGSMAQKAEWSGSRGSYLTHIPDLERDTLEEIEVIPIREPFSYSRVVYDHDRSEYIYEVWEPQLDSRERELLDMLKDSLQRTLEYEWDKMAEKDKKEYLEEAVESFIHSRGLRLEPASRDKIVYYIIRDFVGYGPVDVLMADLRIEDVSCDGTAIPLFIFHQKFESIKTSVIFEDEDVLNSFVVMLGQRCGKQISVAMPILDGTSVEGHRVQATYSKEVTTRGSSFTIRRYKEKPFTPTELVKFGTASTEMVAYLWIAVENGKSMMVCGGTASGKTATLNSAALFIRPGAKIVSIEDTREINLPHENWIPGTTRTGVGERGADGKAGGEIDMYDLVRAALRQRPNYILVGEVRGKETYTMFQAMATGHPTMSTMHADSVKSMVNRLENPPINTPRILLTALNFVVIQTHARIGDSIVRRIKQIVELVGFEPETNELITNTVYEWDPATDTFVYKGHSFLFDEIMEMKNMTHEEMEAEFQRRIDIINYMVQKEMTDFREIAKIVVSYYQYPEETAKRIRDEMGWTDQKAEKPLEAGGEAVG